The Alistipes megaguti sequence CTTCGGGTGGTGTGAAAATAAATCTTGAAAAAGATTTGCAGGATTCAAAAATAGTCTCTATCTTTGCAATCCCTTTCGCACTGAAATGCGAAGCTTTTTTAAAGTGGTTCTTTGAATTACTGGTTATATTTTGAGAGCAAAATTGTAGTATTTATCTGTCAATTTCCTTTAAAGGAAACGAATAGTCAGGACTCTAACGAAACATTTATATTTTATACAATGGAGAGTTTGATCCTGGCTCAGGATGAACGCTAGCGGCAGGCCTAACACATGCAAGTCGAGGGGCATCGGGATTGAAGCTTGCTTCAATTGCCGGCGACCGGCGCACGGGTGCGTAACGCGTATGCAACCTACCCAGAACAGGGGGATAACACTGAGAAATTGGTACTAATACCCCATAATATATTGGAAGGCATCTTCCGATGTTGAAAACTCCGGTGGTTTTGGATGGGCATGCGTTGTATTAGCTAGTTGGTGAGGTAACGGCTCACCAAGGCGACGATACATAGGGGGACTGAGAGGTTAACCCCCCACATTGGTACTGAGACACGGACCAAACTCCTACGGGAGGCAGCAGTGAGGAATATTGGTCAATGGACGCAAGTCTGAACCAGCCATGCCGCGTGCAGGAAGACGGCTCTATGAGTTGTAAACTGCTTTTGTACGAGGGTAAACTCGATTACGCGTAATCGACTGAAAGTATCGTATGAATAAGGATCGGCTAACTCCGTGCCAGCAGCCGCGGTAATACGGAGGATCCAAGCGTTATCCGGATTTATTGGGTTTAAAGGGTGCGTAGGCGGTTTGATAAGTTAGAGGTGAAATACCGGGGCTTAACTCCGGAACTGCCTCTAATACTGTTGGGCTAGAGAGTAGTTGCGGTAGGCGGAATGTATGGTGTAGCGGTGAAATGCTTAGAGATCATACAGAACACCGATTGCGAAGGCAGCTTACCAAACTATATCTGACGTTGAGGCACGAAAGCGTGGGGAGCAAACAGGATTAGATACCCTGGTAGTCCACGCAGTAAACGATGATAACTCGCTGTCGGCGATACACGGTCGGTGGCTAAGCGAAAGCGATAAGTTATCCACCTGGGGAGTACGTTCGCAAGAATGAAACTCAAAGGAATTGACGGGGGCCCGCACAAGCGGAGGAACATGTGGTTTAATTCGATGATACGCGAGGAACCTTACCCGGGCTTGAAAGTTATCGACGGACTTGGAAACAGGTCTTCCCTTCGGGGCGAGAAACTAGGTGCTGCATGGTTGTCGTCAGCTCGTGCCGTGAGGTGTCGGGTTAAGTCCCATAACGAGCGCAACCCCTACCGTTAGTTGCCAACAGGTCAAGCTGGGCACTCTGGCGGGACTGCCGGTGTAAGCCGAGAGGAAGGTGGGGATGACGTCAAATCAGCACGGCCCTTACGTCCGGGGCTACACACGTGTTACAATGGCAGGTACAGAGGGCAGCTACCCCGCGAGGGGATGCGAATCTCGAAAGCCTGTCTCAGTTCGGATTGGAGGCTGAAACCCGCCTCCATGAAGTTGGATTCGCTAGTAATCGCGCATCAGCCATGGCGCGGTGAATACGTTCCCGGGCCTTGTACACACCGCCCGTCAAGCCATGGGAGCTGGGGGTGCTTGAAGTTCGTGACCGCAAGGAGCGACCTAGGGCAAAACCGGTGACTGGGGCTAAGTCGTAACAAGGTAGCCGTACCGGAAGGTGCGGCTGGAACACCTCCTTTCTGGAGAGTATGACTTTTCGTAGACAGATTCTTCTACGGTTTTCTCTCAAACTAACCGGTAATTTTTTGTTATACTTGAGTGGAGTTGTCCGCTTTACAGTCCCGTAGCTCAGTTGGTTAGAGCACTACACTGATAATGTAGGGGTCTGCAGTTCAAGTCTGCACGGGACTACAACGAAACTCGGGGGATTAGCTCAGTTGGCTAGAGCACCTGCTTTGCAAGCAGGGGGTCAAGGGTTCGACTCCCTTATCCTCCACTCGGAATCGCAGGATTCCAACGTTCATTGACATGATTAAGGAGATGAGATAGAGTCTCACACAGCGAAGTGTGAGAGTTGTAAGAAAGTATGAAAGGGCGCATGGGGAATGCCTAGGCTCTTGGAGGCGAAGAAAGACGTGGTAAGCTGCGATAAGCTCCGGGGATTTGCAAACAAGATTCGATCCGGAGATTTCTGAATGGGACAACCCGTCAGGTAGAAGACCTGACATCCGGCAACGGAGGCCAACCCTCTGAACTGAAACATCTTAGTAGGAGGAGGAAAAGAAAGAAACATCGATTTCCTAAGTAGCGGCGAGCGAACGGGAAAGAGCCCAAACCGGTATTGTTACGGCAATGCCGGGGTTGTAGGACTGCAACATTCAAAAGACCATGAACTGGAACGACCTGGAAAGGTTGGCCATAGAGGGTGAAAGCCCCGTACGGGCAAGTGAGTTTTGCGATAGCAGTATCCTGAGTAGGGCGGGACACGAGGAATCCTGTCTGAAACAGCCGGGACCACCCGGTAAGGCTAAATACTCCCAAGAGACCGATAGTGAACCAGTACCGTGAGGGAAAGGTGAAAAGAACCCCGAACAGGGGAGTGAAATAGAACCTGAAACCATGCGCTTACAACCGGTCGGAGCGGCTAAGTGCCGTGACGGCGTGCCTATTGAATAATGAGCCTACGAGTTACTAATCACTGGCGAGGTTAAGTGCTGGGAAGCACGGAGCCGAAGCGAAAGCGAGTCTGAACAGGGCGGCCAGTCAGTGGTTGTAGACGCGAAACCTTGCGATCTACCCTTGAGCAGGATGAAGGTCGGGTAACACCGACTGGAGGTCCGAACGAATAAGCGTTGAAAAGCTTCTCGATGACTTGAGGGTAGGGGTGAAAGGCTAATCAAGCTGGGAAATAGCTCGTACTCCCCGAAATGCCTTTAGGGGCAGCGTTGTAATAGAGAGTCTACTGGAGGTAGAGCTACTGATTGGATGCGGGGGCTTCACCGCCTACCAAATCCTGACAAACTCCGAATGCCAGTAGTATGATTTACAGCAGTGAGCGACTGGGTGCTAATGTCCAGTTACGAGAGTGGAACAACACAGACCAGCAATTAAGGTCCCAAAGAGTATGCTAAGTTGAACTAACGATGTTTTGTTGCAGAGACAGCTAGGATGTTAGCTTGGAAGCAGCTATTCATTCAAAGAGTGCGTAACAGCTCACTAGTCGAGCGACAGAGCGTGGATAATAAACGGGCATCAAGCATATCACCGAAATTCTGGACACGAGAGTGTGGTAGGGGAGCATTCCATTCGCGTAGAAGCCGGGTCGTGAGATTTGGTGGAGCGTATGGAAAAGCAAATGTAGGCATGAGTAACGATAATGCGGGAGAGTAACCCGCACACCGCAAGACCAAGGTTTCCTGATCAACGCTAATCGGATCAGGGTTAGTCGGGTCCTAAGGGTAAGCCGAACGGTGATCTCGATGGACAATCGGTTAATATTCCGATACTGACATATGCCTCGATGGAGAGACGAAGGAACGTAAGTGACGCCATCTGACGGAATAGGTGGTTAAAGGGCGTAGGTATAGGTTCTGATTAAGAGTTGGAGCTTGCTGAGACCCGACAGTACGGAGCGGCTACGGCCAATCTGATAGTTCACCCAAGTAGACTTCCGAGAAAATCTTCTAAGTTATAGTGTATGTCACCCGTACCGTAAACCGACACAGGTGGTCGAGGAGAGTATCCTAAGGTGCTCGAGTGAATCACGGTTAAGGAACTAGGCAAATTAACCCCGTAACTTCGGGAAAAGGGGTCCCTATGAGAGTAGGGCGCAGCGAAGAGGTCCAGGCGACTGTTTATCAAAAACACAGGGCTCTGCAAATTCGAAAGAAGACGTATAGGGCCTGACACCTGCCCGGTGCTGGAAGGTTAAGAGGGGATGTCATCGCAAGAGAAGCATTGAATCGAAGCCCCAGTAAACGGCGGCCGTAACTATAACGGTCCTAAGGTAGCGAAATTCCTTGTCGGGTAAGTTCCGACCTGCACGAATGGTGTAACGATCTGGACACTGTCTCAACCGTGAGCTCGGTGAAATTGTAGTCCCGGTGAAGATGCCGGGTACCCGCGACGGGACGAAAAGACCCCGTGAACCTTTACTATAGCTTAACGCTGAATTTGGGTACACAATGTGTAGGATAGGCCGGAGGCAATGAGACGGGCACGCCAGTGTTCGTGGAGCCGACGTTGAAATACGGCCCTTTGTGTACTTGGATTCTAACCCCCGGTGGGGGACACCGTTTGGTGGGTAGTTTGACTGGGGTGGTCGCCTCCAAAAGCGTAACGGAGGCTTCCCAAGGTGCCCTCAGCACGAATGGTAACCGTGCGCAGAGTGCAATAGCATAAGGGCGCTTGACTGTGAGACCGACAAGTCGATCAGGTACGAAAGTAGGGTATAGTGATCCGGTGGTTCTGTGTGGACTGGCCATCGCTCAAAGGATAAAAGGTACTCCGGGGATAACAGGCTGATCGCCGCCAAGAGCTCATATCGACGCGGCGGTTTGGCACCTCGATGTCGGCTCGTCACATCCTGGGGCTGGAGAAGGTCCCAAGGGTTCGGCTGTTCGCCGATTAAAGTGGCACGCGAGCTGGGTTCAGAACGTCGTGAGACAGTTCGGTCTCTATCTGTCGCGGGCGCAGGAAGATTGAGGGGTCCTGACTTTAGTACGAGAGGACCGAGTTGGACGAACCTCCGGTGTATCGGTTATGCTGCCAAGTGTACCGCCGAGTAGCCGCGTTCGGTTTGGATAAGCGCTGAAAGCATCTAAGCGCGAAGCCATCCCCAAGATAAGTCTTCCCTTGAGGGGCGTAGGAGACGACTACGTTGATAGGCTGCAGGTGTAAAGACAGTAATGTCAAAGCCGAGCAGTACTAATTACCCGAACGGCTTTCCTACAGCGAATCTTTATCTCATTTCCCTAACGTGTCAAACCATACCGAGTGCGACGGATATGTATCGGAAGATACTCGCACGGTTTGCAGAGGCCGAGGGGTCGGAGGCCCGGGGTTGCAAGACGAAGCAGTTTCCCTCTGTGAAAAAGTTCTTTTAGGTGGTTATAGCAGTGAGGTTCCACCTCTTCCCATTCCGAACAGAGAAGTTAAGCTCACTTACGCCGATGGTACTGCGGTTATCCCGTGGGAGAGTAGGTAGCCGCCTCTTCAAGGTCAGATCGTAAGGTCTGACCTTTTTTTGTGCTCTGCAGCGAACCCCTCCCGGAACCCCTCCGCTGTGAACGGCTGACAAACCAGGTCCGGCGGGCGCGATGCTCCCGGGCGGCGGGAATAGGTGTGGGCTGCAAGGAGTGAAGTGGTCGGTGGCTCGGAAATTCTCGGTTTGTAACGGCCCTTATGGTGAATCTTCCTTGAGGGCTGCAGGGAAAGGTGGAGGTGGGTGAAACGGGACGTGGGGGCTATGGTCTTGTGTGGGCGAGCGTGGAGAAAGCGTGGGCGGCCGGTCATTTATGGCGTACGGCAAAAGTAAAGACGGGAAAGATGATCTATCTTCCCCGTCTTGAAAAGAGAGTGAGGTGTTGTCGGATTATTTCTCGTTTTTAACAAAGTCAAGCAGGGCCTGGGCCGTCGCTTCGGGCTCTTCGAGAAAGCCCATGTGCCCCGCATGTTCGAGCCAGACGACTCGGGCTTCGGGGTGGTCGGCAACCATCTTCTCGGCGACCTCCAGGGGAATGTAGTTATCCTTGCGACCGAGGATAAAAAGGACCGGTACTTTCGTTTGCCGCAGCATTTCGTTCTGATCCTTGCGGTCTATCATGCCGTTGAGCAGTGCCACGATACCGTCGTCCTCGGTGATGAAGACCTGCTCGGTCAGATCCTCGATGTAGTCCTTCATCCGATCGCGGTTCTCCTCGGCAAAGCCTGCCGCCGGTGCCACACGGGCCAGCAGCTCCTTGCGTCCGGCACGGACAAGGGCTATCTCCCGGCGCCGGTTTTCGGCCTTCTCCGGGCTGTCGGGATTCGGGGTGGAGCTCAGCAGCACCAGGCCGTCAAGCATCTCCGGGTGACGTTCGCAGAAGGCCAGCGCCACGTAGCCGCCCATCGAGTGGCCGACAAGGGTGCAGCGCGGGATTCCCAGCGCCTTCAGCGCATCGGCCACCGTATCGGCCAGAAACTCCATCGAATGCTTCTCGCCCTGTACGACCGAGATGCCGTGTCCCGGCAGGTCGAGTGTCACGACCCGCACCTCCTTGTACAGATAAGGTACGAAGTCCTCCCAGACCAGCATCGATTCCAGGTATCCGTGCAGCAGGACTATGCATCGGTCGCCCTTTTGCGAGTCGCAGAT is a genomic window containing:
- a CDS encoding alpha/beta fold hydrolase, yielding MIEKFIMAGPTALHICDSQKGDRCIVLLHGYLESMLVWEDFVPYLYKEVRVVTLDLPGHGISVVQGEKHSMEFLADTVADALKALGIPRCTLVGHSMGGYVALAFCERHPEMLDGLVLLSSTPNPDSPEKAENRRREIALVRAGRKELLARVAPAAGFAEENRDRMKDYIEDLTEQVFITEDDGIVALLNGMIDRKDQNEMLRQTKVPVLFILGRKDNYIPLEVAEKMVADHPEARVVWLEHAGHMGFLEEPEATAQALLDFVKNEK